CGAGGTGCTGCTTGTGCTtgtgctccttctcctccttcttGTACCTCTCGTACTCGCTCTCGCCGGCGGCCACAACCTCGGCGGCCACGGCCTCCGAGTACCCGCCGGCGGGCTGCTCCTCGTCCTTCTTGTGGTGGTGGAAGAAGTGGTGGTGCTTCTCCTCCGACATGGCTGCGGCCTAGCTAGCTGGTCAAGCTGCTGGTGGCTAGTGTATGTGGCTTCACTGGGAGAAGTAGTACACTTGGCTAGCTGCTATCTGTGCGTGACAATCGGATGGTTGGCCTCGGGGTTTTATAGGCGATGCCGCGGCTAATTTGGCCGGTGGGATTAGCATGACTAAACATGTGAGTAGGAGGATAACCACGGTATTAACTCAAGTCACGAAAGCAGATGGGTTATTAAGGAGTCATGCATATACTTTGTATGTATACCTATGACATAGTGctccctcctcctgcaagaaagTCATCTTAATTTTTCAATTTCATCACACACTACTAAAAGGGATTTCAGAGGTGGGTAAAAACGTATTTTTAGGGATGGATGCGGTACCCGCCCCTACTTCTCGTAGCTAAAAATGCTATTTTTAGGGGCAAATAATGCGTCCGTCCCTGAAAATAATTTCTAGGGGCGTGACCCGCTCCTGAAAATCGAAAATAGCAAAATAAAGAAGAAAAAATATTGCAGTCAATCAGCCACCACCGCAagaaatatgcacacttgcatCACCCGGGGTTCGAACCACATACCTCAAGCCTCGCGTGTACATTCCTCTCCACCACACTATACAGTCACTTATGACTCTAGTAACTCTAAAATTAATTTGTAGAGGCGGATGACGCCACCACtcacccctaaaaatatttttctactcTATTccgaaaattcatttaaatctttacatatagcaaaacaaatcaAAAAAGTTAAACTTCTACGCTATAGTTATTGTGAACTGTAGATAAAAAATATTCtaagtatatttcagtgtatataaaggttaaaattGTGAAAATCTCAgagtatgacttgagttgtattAGATATTATATAGTCATAGCTATTAGAcaacttataataatttttaaACTATTAAATTACCTTAAATGAAAAATTTATCAACTATAAAATTGTAGGTCTCGTCAATCTCTACAATTTTggtataaagtttgacttcatccgagatcatatgaaaaagttataaatttttttcCTGAAACTATTTGTAGGAGCAGGTCATGCCATCACCAGCCTCTAAAATGCATTTCCATGGGCGGATCAATTGCTACAGTAGTCTCGCTCCATTTGTAGAAGCGGATTACATTTTGATCCACCCCTGGAAAAAATGTTTAAGCAGTGACAACTAAATATAAGTCGCAGCGGTCAACGGTGATAGTACCCACGGTGCAAACTTCTTGATCATTGCATATGCGACCGGAACTCACCTTGTTGCATCATATGACGATTTTGTTCCGGAACATTCGTTTCTTCTGATAGAATAATTTTTTCCCCTTCTCCACGGAACAATTTTTTTCGTAACTAAACAAAATTTTGTTTTTTGATGTGCCATCGGCCAAAATCAATTGGAAGCTTCTTAAGATCTTATCCAGGCCACAGCACTGGGGCCAAGTAGGCAAATGGTGGAGGGGGCGCCACGTCATTTGGACGGTGCGTCCCAACGACCTTGTTGCTGCCCGATCGATCGAGCGAGTAGACGCAGGCCATTGCCAAGCACAGACAGCTTGGGAGTCGCCATTTGAGTCAGAGAAAAAAAAACTGTTCTTCTTTCTGCCGGTAGAAACTCATTTGAGTCAGTGTTGGTGCGAGCGCGTAGAGTACATGTGTACGGTGTATATACTCCCACCGCGTGTGTCGGCGAGCCAAGAAGGAAGCAGCAGGACACAGACGTTAAGACGTATTGTAAGCAAGTTTACGTTTTGAAGACATAGTCGGCAAACCATAATATCTTAGAGATGAAAACCCGTGTCACCAAGCACGGATGCCTTAACTAAAAGGTCAGCAGTTTGATCAACGGATACAGCTTATCTTTTTGACAAAATAAATCATTGCCTACACTTGAAGCAATCGCCCTTCATTAGagctagaaaagaaaaaggtccGAGTCTCTGATGAAAAAGAATATATGTTTTTGTTGCACATCAAATGGTACTTTGATTGTGATGTGAACTCCTTGAGACCTCATAGAGTTCTCTCATCCACAGAATTTGccttttcattttcttttttgtttgGTGAGAAAGCAGAAATGGGTCCGTGCAAatcaaaaaaataataataaaatgcAAGGTCTCAACGCACTCAAAAGTTTGTGATTTTCTTACATGATTAAGCTAGATAGATGCATGCATGTGGCATAAGTTTTTTCATAGAGGACTTTACTGTCTATATACTACTTTCTAAAAAGGATTCGTATGTAAACATCGGACGGTCGAGATTTTTCTATACCACTGAAACATTGATTAATAGTACGAGGTAGTATATGTAGGTAGTAAAGGTAGTATTGATTCACTACAAGGTTTCACCCCTGATGCAACGGCCTAAAAGTGTTGCAATATGCCAAAAATAGTTGCAATAGATAAAATtgcaaaaaattataaaattatCGTTAATGGTACAAATGACAATCTTACCCCTTCTAATGGATGGTTGGATCTTTTCTATACTACGTACTATCAAGTGGTAGTATTGTGCGCCGTAAAAGATGCCTTTTTATGTAGCGACCTAATGCTTTGGATATCCAAAATCCTATATGTTTATAAACAACTTGAGATGTACATACTAGTTTAACACAATGGCATAATGGTTTTTTTTGGTGGCCCGTAGATAAAACCACAAACAATATGAAACAATAAAAACACTatttttttctaaatttggagaGAGGTGATTTCTTTATAAGATTTTGGGAATGACAACACATGTTGTTGCTTCTCATGTTTGGACCACCGTACTATATGGTCATAAGTGCATATTTTCCTTTACCTAAAGGATGAACATGATTCAAATCACAAGCGAGCTGCAAGTTGTCGGCCACTTGATCCAACACCAAAAATATCTTCCCCAGCATCAATATATGAAGGCGACTCTTCTCCTATCAATCATGTGTTCTTATTTTGTCGGCATTGCACGCGTAGCACCTGTGATCTCCCCCAAGGGAGGCTGCATGCAGGTGCAAAAGGTCAAGGTAGTTTTTGCCTGTGATCTGGGTCAGGTAACAACGAACTTGTGGGCTTGTGGCCGGCTGTGCATGTAAATTGCACATGTGGTTGAGTAGCTTTAGACAGTCACTTAACCATGGTTAAAATCATAAAGCATTGGTGGATGGACGGTGCAGGTGATACTAGTTAGTAGTAATGCACTGATATAATTTATTTTTCATACTTTTCTTGTGCATCATATGCCACATGGGATTTAATTTAACTAAAACTTTCATTTTTTTTCCCCAGCAATATTGTGGAAAGAGCATAGAATTCCGGTGACTCATAAGAAAAGGTTCTAGTTAGTCCTGGACCAAATTGATTGAAATAAAATGGCCACTCATTCTCAAACTTGTTCAGAAATTATCGTATTCCATTTTTCCTAGTTACATGTCGCAAGAGAAGATTATTGAGTATTGATCCAGGATTCTATTTATCTGATAATGTTATTTCAAGCAGATGGGACAGAGACACTGAAATTGAAGGACGAAAAGCAGAAGAGATGGACCAAATTAAAACAAGCAGCATGCGTGCCTGCCTGCTGCTTGGATCCAAAGCAAGGTAGATCCAAACTAATGTTCCATTGAGAAATAATGCAGCAAGTAGGCAGCGGCAACCACTCCATTATTATTGCTGTGCAATTGAGAGAGAGTTAGCCCTACACCATTTCTTTCCAAGTGTCATGGAGGGATTGGGGGTTGAGCAAGTGCGATCGATCCATGTCTGCATCGTGCAGTAATAAGGTTGCAGTGGGCATGCCTGCACGGATGGATGAATGCCATGGCCGTAGACATTTCGCAGCGTCCTACCTACTCCGTCAGGGATGTGTTTCCAACGATATTATAACACGTAATGTTCGTAAAAATAACATTGTTTTCTAGATTATCATAGGGATGTGTTTTATTGGATCTTGTCTGCTGCAGGTTGTAATTTCAACAATTCACATAATATGACACATGAAAAGGTCCAATTTCCACCCTTGAACTACCATAATAGTTtaattttcaaccttcaactataAACTGGATGACAGAGGCCATCCAACTATCAAAACCGGACAATTTAACCTTTTggtagttttatatttttttaaaaaattaaatattaTGGTTAAATCTAAAAAATCAAAATTAATTAATTTTAAATTAGATAAATACGAAATTGGTATCAAaaaatttctaaaaatataatttatctttcgatgctctatttgaatcttatttattaaaaaaataGGAATAactataataaaataaatactaGAAATCTAAAAAATAAATCTGAATAATTGATAAGTAGAGTGCTAATATATAGGTCATATGTTTAGAAAAATGTTAGCACCTGTTTcgtatttttatgatttaaaataaattacttatgaatttttCAGTTTAAATATGAATacttttatttttaaaaaataaaaaacacCTTTGAAACCACTTAAGGGTCCACATTTATTTGGTTTCAACAGTTGGTGATCTCGTTAACCGGTTTTGTAGCTAAAGGTTGAAAATCAGATTTTTATGACGGTTCAAAGGTGTAAATTGgactttttctttttttttatgtATTCTTGTTTGTTGAATGGGGAATCCAAGGTTGTAGGAAAATACAACAATTTTACGGGTTCACCAGTTAGCGTAGCCCTGCATGGGCTTGCAAATTTAATTGCGTCTAATCTCAATAGGGGGTTACATATCGATATTTTCAAGATAGCCACGTAAGCAAGAAAGTAATGAAATGAAATGATGTTTGAAACTACCCCTTCATTACATAATTTCGTGTTTTGGTTTCATATGCTCCAAATAgcatttaatttcaaaactcATCAAGAGTCGGTATCCATGTAGAGATGATTTCATTCATCTAGATGAAGCTGGTTAGTTCTCTCTTTTCTCAACCTTAATGTTGTATCATCAGGAAATTCTATATGTGGCATACTAATTAATGAGAATAAAACTTCCATTTGGGAGTGGCCTAAAAGAAAGCCAGCCCATCTGCCTACAATACAAGAAATGTGAGATACATTTTATGACGATGAGGAAATCATCACCAAATGTACTTTTATGACACTAAGCAAATTGTTACATATGTGTTCCATTCCATGACAATTTCCTGAATAACGTCGTTAATGACATTTTGTGACGGTTGTTCTATGACAATCCTCATGAGTCATGATGCAATAAAATGTCACTATTACGCTTCTATAATATTTTCATTGACAATAATGGATCATCATGGGTAGTCAAATCTCTTGTAGTGTAGCTAGATGGACTTACCTTTCCATTGGCTATGTTTATTAACAACTAAACTTTTGACAACAGGCACATTTTGACTATCTACACTTACAACTTCAGTTTTCAAGCGTTGAATATCGTCTGCATCAAACTCTATAGATAGTCTCTTTTGCTTGAGATGGAGATGGAGGTAGGATTTTATTTTTATTCAAGCTTACTACTATCTCCGCTTCAAATTATAGTTCACTTtagtttgtcctaagtcaaataTTTCTAATTTTATTTGTGtttatgaaaatatattaaCATTTTTAGTAccaaataaataaaatatatttCATGGAACTAAGTGGATATTGTAAATTTTGATACTtttttctataaacttggtCAAATATATATTTGGCTTAGGATAAAAGTAAAGTATATTATAGTTTGAAATGGAGGGAGACTTAGACATGAATATGAGAGTACAAACTACAAAGTATTAAGATACACGTGTCGACCTCTATCTCCTACAAGCAAGCAAAATTTTAGCTAAGCTACGAGCCTCTCTGTTACCATTTCTACCTTATTAAAGCAAAAATTGTAATCAGGACATAATCTTTTGATCTCTCTTTGATGTCTTGGAAAGTTATCTTGAACATTTTGTTATCAGATGAACATGTTGATCACTTGATCATGCCAAGGTCGTCGATTACACGCATCGCCTCCAACATTTCGGCCAAAGAAAAAAGTGTCCAGAGAACTTGTTACCAAACGAAATAGATTACCATATGGGAGAAGGCCTTGCTTCTGGTTCGGCACCCCCCGGGGTCCTAAATACCTTCCACAAGATACTTAAGCAACTCATCTATAAAGCCCATCAAGGCCCAGCTGATGATGGCCCATTCAACATTTTAAGGGGAATATATTGAACCTCAACATTTTTCGGAAAAAAGTTAAACTAACATTTTTCTAAAAAGTTGAGCCAACATTTTTAGATGTTTtcaactttttttaaaaaagttaaCATTTAATTAAAAAAATCGCCGCCGGCCACGCCTTCTTCTCTAGCTCCAGCGGCCACGGTGCGACGGCGGCACCAGCAGCcacgacggccggcggcggcacatGCGGAGTGGCGGCCGCGCAGGCTGCAGCGCGGCAGCAGGCCCCGGcacgggggccggcggcggccacagAGGGGCGCGGGGCACGGcgcaatggcggcggcgcaggccggCCGTGGTGGCCGGAGGCGCAGGCGCGACGACGGCGGATGGCTGGGGCGACGCCAGGGCCGCGCGCGTCGGCGTAGGGGGTGGGGAGGAAAAGGAGGCGACGACGGTAGCAAGGGTTAGAGTTGGGGAAAGTGATAGATGAGGATCTGACGGATGAGATTGGTTGCACGAATCTTAAACAATAGGAGGTGGGAAAGAAAAACTCTTACGGAAGATGTACAGAAACTCCCCCCGGAAGGAACACGTTTAAAGCAACGGCCCGAATCAGGGCCATCATCGGTTCACAACCCATGCAACCCAGGCCATATTAGCCGAGGACAGACACACTTTCACGTACGAGCGGTCTCGGAAAAAAACATACACAGGTGAGCGAGATTTTTGCCTTTTTTATCAACTAGGGAGAATTAGAAAGGAGAAAATTTTCAGAAATAGTTCGAATTTGGGCATAACGTATAAGCCCGATAATATCAAATTTTATTTGATAAACCACACGCTTGCATCGTCTATTCAATGCTTTCGTGTTAGCAGCCTAGCATGATAGGAGAGGCGGGCATATCGTAGCTGTAGAGATCAATCATCCACACCATCAAAGCTGGCGCCGACGCGGGCACCGGCACAACCGAAGTACGTCGCCGCCGCCGAATCCCTGGTCGTCCAGCACGGCGGCGCCTTCGTCTTCATGCCGCCGGCAGGGTGGGAGGAGGTCGCGGCCAAGCTGAGGAGGAGCCGTGCAGGGGGAGAGACACACGTTGCTGGAAGGCGGGGAGACGTGAGGTGCTCGTATTACATGCCGCACGTTTTTTAGCTTTTTTTTCTCATGTACATTCCTCCTCTCCTTGCTAAAAAAAAAGTGTGGCTGCACACGCGAGTGGTGTGGAGGAAGTGCAACTGAGATGAAGAATAAAACTCACATTCTAGAGATATATTTTACGAAAGCTGGTACGGCAAACTTGGCCTATTCAAAGGCTTGGCACTGGCGGCCAGCGTAGTATGACGAGAGCTTGCGTATGGATCAACCACAATGTGCTAGGGACCATGCTTAGGCCTGATCAAAGGCTTAATGGACGGCGGTAAAGTACGTCACCAGCTGCATGGCATGGCATTAGACCTGAGAGAGGCAGGCGTGAGACATAGGCCGAGAGGGGGGGACCCATGCCCCCCCTAGCTAGCACTTAAATTTCAAATAAAAACATTCAaattttaaataaataaaaaaaaactTAGCACTAATGGTTCCCATAACAAGAAAATTTTTGGAGTTTGTTGTTCTGCACCTGCCAGGACGTGCTTGCCTTTTTGCATTTTTCCTTTGAGGTAACTATGTTTGTTTGTTAGGAATTAGCGTGAAGTCCGCATTTGGAGGAATCGTATAGAAAAATGAGGGATCACAGTAGAGAAATAAGAGAACATCATGGTAGAGTAAAATGCATGGAGCTGAGAATACCAAAAACCTATCCAAATATGCCACTTAAGTGTCTAATAAAATATTAATCTGCGGTTTTATAATTTAACTACGTCATTATGATTGTTTCATGTCCTATCAAGTAGTTCACCTAAATTTCATGAACGAGGAGTAGATGCCAAGTAGACCGATTAACATTGATTATGATTGTTTGGACAAATATAGGATATGAAACTACAAATTAATGTTTAGGGGGTCTAAATGACATATCCTAACAATTTTAAATGCTCtgctatttttttaaaattcaaaaaaatacaGCTTAGTTCATACAGAATCCATTATGAGGGATCGAAAAAAATCAATTGCAGAAGTGAGGGCTGACCATTTCTGGTAGAATCGCAGAAAAGCTTCCGTGCAGCTTGGTTGCTTGCATCGTTGCATTACTCGCATCAAACATGGCCGAATGGCGGGGGCTCCTATATCCCTTCCGAAAGATGGTTAAGAGATGCATCCTTAAAGCCACCAAGGCcaacatcatcttcttcctccgccTGGCCGTCGGCCATCCTCCGTCCGCCCCCTCATCCTCCCACGGGCCGGCGGCTCTCGCCGCCGCGCTGCCTCGCCTCCGCCACCAGCCGAACTACCACCGCTAGGACGCTATCGCCGGCAACCTCTCCTCTAGAGCCGACGACCATTGGAAGTTCCAGCAACCTAGAAATTCTAACCTCCATCGCCTCGACCACCATCCCGACCATCCCACCTTCCACCCCTCATCGGTGGCCGCTCCACCCCTCCCCCTTCCCCTCCCCTACCTCGCCGGTGCATGCGCGAGCGGGAGCGCGAGATGGAGTGAGCGAGATCGGTCGGCGTGagcgagaggagaggaggaagtaGGATCTTAAACAGTAAAAGATGAATAGAAAAGAACTTCCGGAAGAGATATAGGATTCACCCAAATGAGCAGGGGTGCCTAGCCCATGAAGGCCTTGCTTCTCACTTCTCCGGCCCAACGCCAGCTGAAACCGAAGCCCACGTGATGCGTCGGTCTCCTGTCCCCTTCGTGCTCGTTGGCGATGCCACCAAACCGAGCGGAGAATcctatcaaaaaaaaaaaaaaaaccgaGCGGAGAACGCAGGCGGAGGCCGGGGATCATCAATGCTGCCGGGATCTCCTCTCGACCCAGCCCCTGCCAATTGAATCCGCCCGGCGCCACCTCCGCCCGGACGTCTGCGCGAGGCCGCGGCGCTCCGGTATTGCCATGAGAGGATGACCCCCGCGCAGGATCCGTTCTACATCGTCAAGGACGAGATCCAGGAGTCGGTGAGCCGCTCAACAttcgcccgcccgcccgccccacATTGCTCGATCCGTCCGTTCCTTTCGTTGCTTGCATCCGCGAGCGCCTCGTTTGACGCTCATTCGTGCGCGTCGCACGGTCGCACCTTTTTGTTCATCCGCGAGCCGTGGCGTCTAGGTTGTAAGGAGCAGGGAATCGTCCAGAGTTCCTGGTGCCTTTCCTGGGTTACATTTTTCTTTGTCTGATGCAAAGCTTGTGAGAGAATGATGGGAATTTACGGCCTTTTTGGTCGATGTGTGCAGTTATGTCTGGCTGGTTGTGAATCTGGAGAGCCGATTCTTCTGCAGGGAGGCTTGTTTATGATGTCTGATTATTACCTGCATTTGTACCATTTGGACTCGTTCGGTTTAGTTCAAGTTTTAGTGTATGCATCTGCATTCATGCATTCTGATCTACTCACAGACGTTGGAAATGCAGATATGCTGATTGTTCACGAGAAAATATTTGAAGTATTAGCTTTCCACCAATCCATCCAAGTCAGATACATTACCAGTCATATCTCGATTCTTCGGATTAGTACATTTTCCTACACTTTTATGCTGCATATAACTAAAGTTTTCTTCTTTCCCTGTCATTGTATAGATTGACAAAGTGCAAGATTCTTTCCACCAATGGAAGCAGACGCCTGAAAATACTGGAGAGTATGTGCATCTGACCAAAGAACTATTAACCAGCTGTGAAAGTATCCAATGGCAGGTACATTGAATTGCCTCAGCATTTGTGTTACTACCATTCTAATTTCGAATGCATGCTATCCAGGAAGGATTCCATCTTAGACTTTTTCCTTTACATGTTATGCTAAGTACCAGAATGATTATCGTAAATTACAATCTTATTCTTTTGTCATGTTGCTTCTGCCATGGTTCATGAACTTACTTGTTGCCTTCCGTTAATTTTTCAATAAGGTGGATGAATTGGATAAGGCAATTTCAGTTGCTGAGAGAGATCCAGCATTCTATGGACTTAATGAGGCTGAAATTGGGAGAAGAAGAAGCTGGACAAGCACTGCACGTAACCAGGTATTTTTTTCACAGGATACTTGTCAGTGCTGCGAGCATGTTTAAACCATAATTTTGCTGCAATAGCTTATCCAAGGTGTCTCATGAGTTTGCGCATGGCATAAGGTGCTCTCTTTAAGGCGGAATGTTGAAGCTGGAAGGAAAAAGATTTTGTTTGGACATTCAACCAACCCCTCTGAATCGATTAGATCCAAGAAGCACATTTCACAAGACAATGATGAATTCATTGCTTCAGAATCTGATCAGCAGATGCTCCTGATAAAGTAACGGCTTCTAACTTAGCTTATTGTCTTGCTGTTATGTTGCTCAAGCACCCAATTTCACGCATCATTCAAGCTGAAAGTGACTGACCTGCTGATACATATTAAAATATTGGATGTACTGAATGACATCTTCAAAATAACATTCTAGATGCTTTGATTTAATGGTACTTATATGTACATCTTTAATAGGCGACAAGATGAGGAGTTGGATGCGCTTAGTGCTAGTGTCCAGCGAATTGGAGGCGTAGGTCTCACTATACATGATGAGCTTGTCGGGCAGGTATTATTATGGACAccctctccctccttccctTTTTTATGCAGAAGTGCATATTCTACTGTATTTGTAATCAAACTTTCAAACCCTTCCTCATGCCAATATTTACGTTCTGTTTCCCATTGTTCAGGAGAAGCTTTTGGGTGAGCTGAACCTCGATATGGAAACTACTTCAAATCGGCTTGACTTTGTGCAGGTGTGCTTTGTATCTTCTGCTCCATCTCAATACGTTTCGTCATGAGCCTTCTTCATGCATTCCCCCTCATTTTCTAAACAGTTCAGCATGCATCACATGAAATTGCATGTTTGCCAAGGTAGTATAAGTTAGGGATCACAAAGTAGGCGGAATATGCTTCACCCAGTTTCCATTGACTTTGTATCAATTTGAACAGTCTGAAACTTCCCCTTTTGTTTGTATGCAGAAAAGAGTGGCTATGGTCATGAAGAAGGCCAGCCTGAAGGGGCAGATCATGATGATCGCGTTCCTCGTGATTCTTTTCATCATTCTTTTCGTTTTGGTGTTTTTGACTTGAGATATGGGTGTGATCTGGGTGTAATTCTAATTCTGTACCATGTCGCGTTCAGAACGGTGCTGGATGAGCAGAATTTGAGTCATCCATACAAGTGTAGACAGTAGATAAGCACATGTTTGTAAGATGATTGATAGTTTGGCCATTGTAAAATTTTTTGTCCATGCTTCAATATTTCAGCTAAAGATACGACAGTATAAGCCTATTGTGCATCCTGTGTATATCAGCTACGTTGATTTCTCTGTTGCATCATTGCTGAAATGCTTGCTGGCACCACGAAATGCATTATTCTGTCATGTCAAGAATGCAGCAAAAAAAATATCCCACAAATTTTTTAATAAATATGTTTATGACACTATTTTTCACAAAGACACACATTTTCTATACCACTATTTTTTTTGAGCAAAACGAAACAGGGGCATTAAATAAAGGAAAATGATATGTGGAAATCAGAGTACTGGGCCAGAGCCCACAATAGGCTCAGCCCAGAATGACAGAACAAACAGCCCAGACCACATTAGTCTCTCCAGGGGCATTTCCGTCCGGCGCAAACAAAACCCTCGCGCCCGGGACCCCTTATATAAGCTGACCTAGGGTTTACATGCCCCCGCCTCCTCACTCACCCCACCCGTCCCTCCCGCGCCGCCACCCCCCACAGGTGAGcaagccgcgcgccgccgcctccctctccctcctctcccctctccAGGATTCGCTTTGCTCGTCGGCGGTGTCCATTTCCCCACCGCGGGATCGATCCGCCCGTGCTGCGTTCGCGGTGGATCTGATGTGTTTGCTGTGATGTGCTGCAGgtaaggaggaggaggcgaggaTGTCGCACCGCAAGTTCGAGCACCCGAGGCACGGTTCCCTCGGCTTCCTCCCCAGGAAGCGCGCCTCCCGCCACCGCGGCAAGGGTACGCACGCATCTCCCACTCTCCCCTCGCCGATTCTTGTTTCTTCACGGTTGCTAGATTCGTTTGCGTGAGTCTGTCCATGGTTGTAGTTCTTACTAGAACAGTGGTTAGCTCGAAGGATCAACGCCTGATTTACTCAAGGCGTTTCGATTCATTGGTTTGTGGGTCGAGTCTATGTTGTTGAAATGGTTGCCTATGTTGAAGGTGCAATTGCTGTTGTGGGTGTTCTAATATAATCATGCTGCTCTTGCATGCTGTGTCCTTTATATGACGAGTTAGGGTCCTATACGTTCCTGCTACTAAATAAGCTCATGTAATTATTTTACTATTACTTGCTGTGCAAAGCTAGTTGTATTGTTATTTATCATATATTAGTTTTCATGGGTTAGTCTTTGCTTTAGTGTATGACTGTTCCCTGCAGAAGTGAAATGCAGCATTTTCGTCATGTCTAACCTGAATGCGCAACACTCGAATTATTTAATTGCGAATTATGAACCTACTGTGATTATTTTACTCTGTTTGATTGATCTGGTGCTTACCTTTGACTTGCATATTTCATAACTTGATCTAATGTGTATTTCCCTGCTTTTGCAGTGAAGTCCTTCCCCAGGGATGACCCCAAGAAGCCATGCCACCTCACTGCCTTCCTTGGCTACAAGGCTGGCATGACACACATTGTCCGTG
Above is a genomic segment from Panicum hallii strain FIL2 chromosome 8, PHallii_v3.1, whole genome shotgun sequence containing:
- the LOC112902649 gene encoding syntaxin-61-like isoform X2, with translation MTPAQDPFYIVKDEIQESIDKVQDSFHQWKQTPENTGEYVHLTKELLTSCESIQWQVDELDKAISVAERDPAFYGLNEAEIGRRRSWTSTARNQVLSLRRNVEAGRKKILFGHSTNPSESIRSKKHISQDNDEFIASESDQQMLLIKRQDEELDALSASVQRIGGVGLTIHDELVGQEKLLGELNLDMETTSNRLDFVQKRVAMVMKKASLKGQIMMIAFLVILFIILFVLVFLT
- the LOC112902649 gene encoding syntaxin-61-like isoform X1 — translated: MLIVHEKIFEVLAFHQSIQIDKVQDSFHQWKQTPENTGEYVHLTKELLTSCESIQWQVDELDKAISVAERDPAFYGLNEAEIGRRRSWTSTARNQVLSLRRNVEAGRKKILFGHSTNPSESIRSKKHISQDNDEFIASESDQQMLLIKRQDEELDALSASVQRIGGVGLTIHDELVGQEKLLGELNLDMETTSNRLDFVQKRVAMVMKKASLKGQIMMIAFLVILFIILFVLVFLT